A single window of Maribacter algicola DNA harbors:
- a CDS encoding xanthine dehydrogenase family protein molybdopterin-binding subunit, whose amino-acid sequence MNTVNTKIGRRSFIKNSTLAGGGLVLGFSWLASCKMSTEEVNQLPKEWFKINGYLKIADNGQVTILSPNPEGGQNVKTSMPMIVADELGVDWKDVIVEQAPLDTNAFSFQFLGGSQSIRRGWDGLRMAGASAKAMLVTAVSQAWQVPIDEIIAENGILRHNGSDKSISYGEMASAAAQLEVPKEVTLKDIKDFTIIGTSQKNVDGHKIVTGKPLFGVDTYKEGMLTAMIVHPPAFGLKLTSIDDSTAKNMPGIQDIFTIKVFNDDYEKAFFDTRTFNEVAVIVGNSTWEVMNAKKVLKIECEPIESSTDNRDRFGRKWKEHTPAGLESTSKHYAQMEGLASKKATVKRRDGNPEMAFKNATKVIEATYTAPFLAHNCMEPMNFFANVTDDKAVLIGPLQKPELTEQTLSARLGMPIENIDIQMTRLGGGYGRRSYAHWLVEAALISQKMKAPVKLIYSREDDMTDGIYRPSYQATYRAGLDADNNLIAFHVIAGGIPQSPLHENRFPAGAVEHYLAEDWTIDSNITVGSFRAPSSNFIACAEQSFLDEVAEAAGKDPIDFRLELLERAQNNPVGENNDYEPERYTGVLKLVKEKSGWENKKGLSRGVAAYFCHNSYAAQVLDLKWENNKPVIEKVTCAVDCGIVINPDAAINLVEGGIVDGIGNALYGEITFKDGVPQQNNFDTYRMIRMGEAPKEIDVHFVQNKINPTGLGEPSFPPVFAALANAIYKATGKRSYRQPFLRDREILG is encoded by the coding sequence ATGAATACCGTTAATACCAAAATAGGCCGACGATCTTTTATAAAGAACAGCACCTTGGCCGGTGGCGGATTGGTGTTGGGCTTTAGCTGGTTGGCTTCCTGCAAAATGTCTACTGAAGAAGTGAACCAACTACCCAAAGAATGGTTTAAAATCAATGGATACTTAAAAATAGCGGACAATGGTCAGGTGACCATTCTATCACCCAATCCGGAAGGGGGCCAAAATGTAAAGACCTCCATGCCCATGATCGTAGCCGATGAACTTGGAGTAGACTGGAAGGATGTCATTGTTGAACAAGCACCGTTGGACACAAATGCCTTTTCCTTCCAATTTTTGGGAGGAAGCCAATCCATCCGTCGCGGTTGGGACGGACTCCGTATGGCCGGCGCTTCGGCAAAAGCCATGTTGGTGACCGCGGTGTCCCAAGCTTGGCAAGTACCGATCGATGAAATTATTGCCGAAAACGGAATATTGCGACATAATGGTAGCGATAAAAGTATCTCCTACGGTGAAATGGCTTCAGCTGCAGCGCAGTTGGAAGTTCCAAAAGAAGTTACTCTAAAGGACATCAAGGATTTTACAATCATTGGTACCTCACAAAAAAATGTGGACGGACACAAAATAGTTACCGGAAAACCTCTATTTGGGGTAGACACCTATAAAGAGGGCATGCTGACCGCCATGATCGTACATCCGCCTGCTTTCGGATTAAAGCTAACATCCATCGATGATAGCACAGCGAAAAACATGCCGGGCATCCAAGATATTTTTACCATAAAGGTTTTCAACGACGACTATGAAAAGGCCTTCTTTGATACGCGGACCTTTAACGAAGTAGCGGTTATTGTAGGTAATTCCACATGGGAAGTCATGAATGCCAAAAAGGTCTTGAAAATAGAATGTGAACCAATAGAAAGCAGTACGGACAACAGAGACCGATTTGGCCGAAAATGGAAGGAACATACCCCCGCCGGATTGGAAAGCACCTCCAAACATTATGCACAAATGGAAGGCCTAGCCTCCAAAAAGGCTACCGTTAAACGTAGGGATGGTAATCCGGAAATGGCCTTCAAAAATGCCACGAAGGTTATCGAGGCCACCTATACCGCTCCCTTTCTTGCCCACAATTGTATGGAGCCTATGAACTTTTTCGCTAATGTCACGGATGATAAGGCAGTGCTCATTGGTCCATTGCAAAAACCGGAATTGACGGAACAGACCCTCTCGGCCAGATTAGGTATGCCCATTGAAAATATCGATATTCAAATGACCCGTTTGGGCGGGGGTTATGGACGCAGGTCCTATGCACACTGGCTCGTGGAAGCGGCTCTCATTTCCCAAAAAATGAAAGCTCCGGTTAAACTGATTTACTCACGGGAAGATGATATGACGGATGGAATCTACCGTCCCTCCTACCAAGCTACGTATAGGGCAGGTTTGGATGCCGATAACAACCTCATCGCCTTTCATGTGATTGCGGGCGGTATCCCTCAAAGCCCTTTGCATGAAAACAGATTTCCCGCAGGTGCCGTGGAACACTATTTGGCCGAGGATTGGACTATAGATTCCAATATAACGGTAGGTTCTTTCAGGGCGCCCAGTTCCAATTTTATCGCTTGTGCCGAACAATCCTTTTTGGATGAAGTAGCCGAAGCGGCCGGAAAGGACCCCATTGATTTCCGATTGGAATTATTGGAACGAGCCCAAAACAATCCGGTTGGAGAAAACAACGACTATGAGCCCGAGCGCTATACAGGGGTACTGAAATTGGTCAAGGAAAAATCGGGTTGGGAAAACAAGAAGGGATTGTCCCGAGGAGTTGCCGCCTATTTTTGCCATAATTCCTACGCAGCACAAGTATTGGACCTCAAATGGGAGAATAATAAACCCGTAATAGAAAAAGTAACCTGCGCCGTCGATTGTGGCATCGTCATCAATCCAGATGCAGCCATTAATCTCGTCGAGGGTGGTATTGTTGATGGGATAGGAAATGCGCTCTATGGGGAAATTACTTTTAAGGACGGTGTTCCCCAGCAAAATAATTTTGACACCTACCGCATGATTCGGATGGGCGAGGCCCCCAAGGAAATAGACGTGCATTTTGTTCAAAACAAAATTAATCCTACGGGATTGGGAGAACCCAGCTTTCCTCCTGTTTTTGCGGCCCTTGCCAACGCCATATACAAAGCCACGGGCAAACGTTCCTATCGCCAACCTTTTTTAAGGGACCGAGAAATTTTAGGATAA
- a CDS encoding GNAT family N-acetyltransferase, translating into MKKPLLNVLASNRMELYTDRLIIDEATITDADFFFQLLNSPTWLEHIGDREIKNKEDAVCYIEGRLMKSYRENGFGLWKVSLKESIKPIGICGFLQRDYLDAPDIGFAMLPEFEGFGYMMEASLAVMQFGKNTLGFTKILAVTTEDNERSKKLLTRLNLMEVGPVKAHDKGLPFLLFTNQIQ; encoded by the coding sequence ATGAAGAAACCTCTTTTGAACGTTTTGGCAAGTAATAGAATGGAGCTATATACTGATAGATTAATAATAGATGAGGCGACTATCACGGATGCCGATTTCTTTTTTCAACTCTTGAATAGTCCAACGTGGTTGGAACATATCGGGGACCGTGAGATAAAAAATAAGGAAGATGCTGTTTGTTATATTGAAGGAAGGTTAATGAAATCTTACCGTGAAAATGGATTCGGACTTTGGAAAGTCTCGTTAAAGGAATCGATCAAACCCATTGGAATCTGTGGATTTTTGCAACGGGATTATCTGGATGCTCCTGATATTGGTTTTGCCATGTTACCTGAATTTGAAGGGTTCGGTTATATGATGGAAGCGTCCTTGGCGGTTATGCAATTCGGAAAGAATACCCTGGGTTTTACCAAAATCCTTGCGGTTACTACAGAAGATAACGAGCGCTCGAAAAAATTACTAACCAGATTGAACTTAATGGAAGTTGGACCTGTAAAGGCCCATGATAAGGGCCTTCCTTTTTTACTGTTCACAAATCAAATCCAGTAA
- a CDS encoding uracil-DNA glycosylase family protein: MATFAEKVITFHKNLSFNVPLGENIQVMNPFEENETVLGILEKFYTKFFSDSQSRRILLGINPGRLGAGATGIPFTDTKRLSEECGIETASLQTHEPSSVFVYDMIKAYGGSEKFYSKFYINSICPLGFIEKNKKGNWVNCNYYDYPQLFESTKEFIVSTLRQQIAFGIDTSVCYILGKRNEKFFKEINEEARLFDSFVVFDHPRYIVQYKGKQKEAYIEKYLKELKRV; encoded by the coding sequence ATGGCCACTTTTGCGGAAAAAGTCATCACCTTTCATAAAAACCTATCGTTCAACGTACCCTTAGGAGAAAACATCCAGGTGATGAATCCCTTTGAGGAAAATGAAACGGTGCTTGGAATTCTGGAAAAATTCTACACCAAATTTTTTAGCGATAGCCAATCTCGAAGGATACTATTGGGGATAAACCCTGGAAGATTGGGGGCGGGTGCTACGGGTATTCCTTTTACGGACACGAAACGTTTATCAGAGGAATGTGGCATTGAAACTGCATCCCTACAGACCCACGAACCGTCTTCCGTTTTTGTCTATGATATGATCAAGGCCTATGGCGGCAGTGAAAAATTTTATAGCAAGTTTTACATCAATTCCATCTGTCCGTTGGGCTTTATTGAAAAAAATAAAAAAGGAAATTGGGTCAATTGCAATTACTATGATTACCCGCAATTGTTTGAATCCACCAAGGAATTTATCGTTTCAACACTGCGGCAACAAATAGCCTTTGGCATTGATACTTCCGTATGTTACATCTTGGGGAAAAGGAACGAGAAATTTTTTAAGGAAATAAACGAGGAGGCACGATTGTTCGATTCCTTTGTGGTCTTTGACCATCCTAGGTATATCGTTCAGTATAAGGGTAAACAAAAGGAAGCATATATTGAGAAGTATTTAAAGGAACTGAAGAGAGTTTAA